aaaataacatttccatctgtctttaaccgcgttctctgtagcaagaacctttccatcctcatccttgatgcacctcacttggtttaggtcccttgtcttcttttcccttgctctagctagtttatagatatccaactctccttctttggtatctagtcgcttatacatatcgtcataagccgctaacttagcttctctcacagctttcttcgcctcttgcttcgcttttctatacctttcatcattttcatcggtcctatccttgtataaggctttacaacattccttcttagccttcacctttgtttgtacctcctcattccaccaccaagattccttttggtatggggcaaagcccttggactctcctaatacctcttttgctacttttcggatacaactagccatggaatcccacatttggttagcttccccctctctatcccacacacactgggtgattactttctctttgaaaatgacttgtttttcttcttttagattccaccatctagtccttgggcacttccaagtcttgttcttttttctcactctttttatatgtacatccatcaccagcaagcgatgttgattagccacgctctctcctggtataactttgcaatccttacaagttatacgatcccctttcctcattagaagaaaatctatttgtgtttttgacgactcactcttgtaggtgatcacatgttcttctctcttcttaaagaaggtgttggctaagaagagatcatatgccattgcaaaatccaagatagcttccccatcctcgtttctctccccaaaatcatggccaccatgaaaacctccatagttgcctgtctccctgcccatgtgtccatttaaatctcctcctataaataacttctccgtctgagcaattccttgcaccaagtctccaaggtcttcccaaaatttctccttcgaactcgtatccaaccctacttgtggtgcgtacgcactaatcacattgataagttcttgtcctattacaatcttgattgccatgattctatctcctaccctcttgacatctacaacatcttgtgtcaaggtcttgtccacgatgatgccaacaccgtttctcgttctatttgtgcccgaataccatagtttaaaccctgagttttctagatcatttgccttacgaccaacctacttagtttcttgtaggcacataatatttatccttctcctcaccataacttccactacttccatagattttcccgtcaaggttcctatattccacgttcctaaacgcattttgctctcttgaactctacccttctgtcctagcttcttcaccctcccccgtctaataggatcaaagtacttcttttgtgtgtcccgtgtaaagttgatgggagcatatgctcccgaacaactttgagtggagtcgttcgaaaagaagtttctatggcccccttgctcatttaacactgcatccgggtgccgatggagatacagcgacccttgctcacttatcactgtgctcgggccacacagcgcgccacttacgggtgacgccctagctttagcgcgatttcgttctggattcattttcataaggattcgacgtgatcatggagtgccggctgtcgactacctgacgccctcctcctcctcctttatcTGGGCTTGGGActggcaatgtaagataaacttacataggcggagtttacTAAATAAATTGCGGGTATGtgtattaattattaaataattattaatatgggaattatttaataattaatatggATAACGAGAAAGTCGAGCCGCACTCCTTATGcgggagaaatttttcattgggAAGGGAACACGGGGGATACATCacttgtttttatgtaagtggtgataaattttaatttttaagttattaacattttaatacTAAATAAATTGCGGGTATGTgtattaaaatgttaataacttaaaaattaaattgcGGACTGTCTCGAACTGTCTcgaactggactagcttcaggaaCTAAGctagactggcttagactagactaagctggactagcttaatgtagtgtttggtgcagtgtcggactaagaagcagactaattaataaattataatattatatatatatatatatatatatatctatcaaTATTTTATGtatctattaatattttatctattttatttttaatttatttttttctttttggattcTCTTCCTTTTTTCTGGAAACATCCACCATTTTTCCACAATTCTCCCTCGTTTTCTCCGGCACACCGTCTCCCTCTCATCCCTCTTTTTTCTCCCCTTTTTCTCCCTGTTTTCTTCTTCAACGGAGGAAGCTGTGCATTTTGCACCTAATTTGGATCAAAGACCAACAAGTCTTTCTTCTTGTTCCTCTAACTAGAGATAGCTCTCTTTTTCACAAAAATCCCAAATCAAGGTAATAGATTTCTGGGTTTCTAGAGAAGAGCATTGTGGATTTCTGGAGGTCTTTCGTTTTTTGCCTACAAATTTCTGGAGAAGTGCACAGCAACCCAAGGTAATAGATTTCTAGGTTTATTgcagattttgatattttatatatttgggATTTATAAGGTTTAATCTTCGAATTGAAGTGTTGTGTATGGTGTGGATTAAGCTTATTCGAAGCTTAACTGAATGAATTCATCTCTGAAGCAAACAGGGGGTTGGGTTCGCGGGACGGAATGGGCAGAGCCATTTCAGATTTGGTGACTAGAGAAGAGGGCAGAAGGCATGATTTGGTAACTAGGTTCGCGGGAAGAAGGAGATCCGGGATGTATGCTTGCAGACGACGTGGGCGCTAGAGACGAGATTAGCAATCCGCCAGTTTTTGGGGGGACCAGCTAAGAACTGCTAGTGAAGCTTTTAGTCGGTGCGAGTCCGACTTAATCTCATTAAAGGCAGTCTTTGTTTGCGCCATACACGGGCTAGGACTCCTACCTAAGGCAGTCCAGTCCAGTGAGACTTAAAGAGGCCAAACAAACGTGCCCTCAAGTGACTAATTATAAAGACCCTCAAGTGACTAATTATAAAGACTAGGACTGCAATATTTTCTACCAAATAGTATAACTGAGTTCTAAAATTTATGGAAAATGTGGTTTGACTCACAAGGCGTACATAGTTTGAGAAGTTAAGGGctcgtttgaaagtgtttttaaaatgactgaaaacgtttttagaGCAAATGTTTCTGGGTTACAAAAGTGCTTCATGCgtacaagaagcacataactggtgtttAAAGCACTACAAgtattcacttgcatttttacaaaagattGGTTCTAATAACATCTCCACAAAAAGCACTTTCATCCATTTAAAAAACAGTTTCAAACGAGCTCTAAATTTCATTGCTTAGGCCGCCTCGGGAGTACAACGTTTTTTCAAAGATGGCTTGCAGACTTTGtatacacactcatttttagtTTCATGCACTTCCCTTGTGTGTTGTAAAAAAATTCAGTTACCAAGTGTAGGTGGATGAAATATGTATGAGTGTTAAATTAAACGCACATACGTACCAAAAATTCAACCAATTTATATTGAGTTTCTTTAAAGGCTCCCAGAGTACAAAAACTTTACAATTTCTGCAGACGTCCAAACTTTTGATTAACATTTAACAAATAGAATTATCAAAATGGTAACACTAATTAAAAACGAAACTACATATCCATCAAGTTGAAGAAGTTGCTTTGACTTTCAACTATCAATCCATGATCAGCCAATTGGCGAGAAGCTGCCAATCTCTTGTAAATCTCCAAAACCAATCTGCTGTCGACTAACTGATCACCACAGGTAGCCACTGAAACCTGATCTTGGGGTTTTGCAATCTTCTTCGCGGAAATCCTCCCAACGCCGCCGGCCTTTCCCGCCATCCGAATCATCAGGTCCACGTAACCGttatgcaactttgtcaaaagcTTCATTGGTGAAACAAATTTCATCAGCCTCAGCTTGGTCTTGAGCTTCCAACTCCGTTTAGGACTAGTGCTCCCTTTAGCTCCTCCGCCGAGCCTTGTGACCCTCATCTTCTTTCTGGGCTCACCATTCAGCTTTTGGTACCTTCTTCTCCTCCAGCACCTCTTCAAGTTGTCGTAGTACGTAGTCGGAACAATCTccatttcaataaaaaaaagtaggaATATATAGCTCGCACTCGCAGTCGTGTTTGCCTCAAATCTCAGCCGTAGCCACTGAAACAGACGAACAAGTTGAGAACTGATGGTTTTTGAGGTTTTGAGGTTTCAGAGAGTTGTGTGAAGAGAGGAAGTGAAGAGGGGTTTATATAGAGAGAGATTAGAGAGGCGAGGAGGGGAAGAATTGGGTGGCAAGTCAAAACATGAGGGCTTGGTCGTACTAGGGTTTCTCCAGGAAATGAGGGCTTTGTAGGGCAGTGTGCTTGGTCAATATTGTCTGTCTGCGTGTGTGTGGCCACTTACCAGGCAAATGCTAATCTTATGcaattgaataattaattagGTTTGATTAAGTTAAATATGCTTTTAATATTTTGGGTCAAAATATGCTTTTAATTGATGAATCGGTTACTAAATCCAATGCGTggcatatttatatattatatggtTAATTCGTCGAATATTCTCACGCTTGAATTGGTTAACAAGTCCAATCGGTATTAATCCATGGTCCAATCTCTAATTAATGCTCTAACTCTGACTTAAACAGGACTCTTCCGTACATACCAACTAAGGGTGCTTGCTTTGAAGTTAAGTGATCAATATTAAATGGTTCAATATAAAATTAGATATTTAAAtggtttatttttcatttttcattttttcaatgCCCATTTTCCCTTTTCAATTTCTGAAGAAAATATGGGTACTGACCATATTACATATGAGTACAAAATATTCTTGCATTTGGAGCCTTTGATATAATTCTAAGGGTTGGATCTAACGGCTCTAAATTACGAATGTAATACATCAGTGCattatagaaaaattaaaataatgatACAATTAAATGTAAACGAAagctttatttttcattttttggcaATGAACACTTAAAATTCTGATCGTTGATCCCGTTTGATTATTCAATTTAatggttaaaaataaaaataaaaatgtgcgCCGAGAGGTAAAACTGCGTAAAAATCGCTTGTCCAAATTAAAATGTGAAGGGTATTTCTTAATTCCACATCTTATTAGAAGAAACGCTCACTCAACCAGTATTGGGCCcactgaagaagaaaaaagggtcTGGCCCATTGATTGGAAAAATCAGCAATGCGCCCACAGTGCTTCTGGACGCAAACACGtgattataatatatatataaaagaaagtTTTATTCTACATTCCTCACaagtttattttttcatttctaatatagaaaatttggagtgtagaatgagatttttagagtgctaataacaattatatatatatttttttcaaaaagagACAATTAgtggttttttaaaaaaaaacaactaatgGCAAGTCattgttatttgttttttttttcagatccAGCGATTTGAAAAGAACAAAGCATATAGTTTTTGATGTGAAATGTGAACGCGAATATTGGCATCTGGTTGGCAGGGAGTGTTGATCAAGAAAATCCTGCGGCTTGACTTTGGCTGCTTCTCGAATCTcatatatttaataaaaaagcaTATAACATGTCACATCATTATtctcttttatttgtttctcaAACTAATTGGTTCCTCACACTGCAACTGGATGACAGAGAAAAACTTGAGCAGAGGTGTCTGATCATGTCATTTGTAGAACATCTTTCACCTTAACATCTAATAATAACCAATGTAATAAGAACAACGTCAAATTCATTTGGATTATAAACAACGATTACCGTCTACCAAATTCACACGGCATGGATCCTAGAATATGAACATCTGCTCATTAACACTAATCCTACTCTACAAACAGCCTATACTCGGGTGCCTTCTCCCATTTTCGTGTCCGTGTAGCATGGAGTTCGTGTCTCCGCTATTGCCTCGCGATAACTCAGCGCCATTCTGAGGTTGGACGTATATACTCGTAAGCTCTGCTGGCTGCACACTAAGACTATTGGCATTGTTAGACGAGGATTCATCGCGATTTTGAGATTCTGCCAGCATCCGAAAGTATGCATGAGGTCCCCAACCTGCCCATCCAACCAAATAAACAGAAAAAATCTCGTGAATAATGAGTCCGCCAGGCTACTAATATGCACACGAGTTCAAATAACGAACTCTAGAAATCACAGTTTTTCATTGCAAGATAAAATGTAAATGGGACTTGACAGAATTAGAAAGCCTTTGCAAGGAAGACAGAGTTATATATATACAGAAGATAAGGAAGGTAAAATTACCATCTGCGTCGTATGGAGGTGGAAAGAATTGCAGGTAACAAAATGAAGCAATGGTGATTCCTGCACAAAGAACATGTAAGCAAAATGGAAAACCTGACAAACTCGTAGTTTTCCCACAAAATCATGCCGGTGATGCCAGAGGCAGACAAGGTACCTATAAGGCTGCCAGCACAAACATCTTGCCAATGATGCCAATAGTCATCAACTCGAGAAACTACCACCAGTGCTGCAATAAGTAGTGGTAGAAAGACAATACAAAGCTTATCAACATGTCCTCTACGATCAAACGCCCTTACTTTCCCCGATAAGTACCATGCAAGGAAACCAAGACCTGCAAAGGACCCTGCATGTTGACAACGGCACTGTCTTTTGAGCTACACAGTACAATGTCAAACATACATATGCACTAAAGAAAATAGTTGGGTAACACGAAGACAGAATATGCAGATAACCTATAGGAAACAGATAGGCAGCATGCAGCCCTAAACTTTAATCCTCTTTCATGTATACAGTTTCTCGAAGTATCAAAATGCTTACATGAAGTATGTCCGCTTGGGAAGCTTTTATGTCCTTCCTTAATGACACTCTTGCTTCCAGTACACATGACATCCTTTGTGAGAGGATCAAATACCTGGACGTGGACAGTGGATCGATCGTGTATCATGATTCATATGCGTAAGTGAGGAGGATCAAAACTAAACAACGAAAAGAAGGCCCACCCCTTTTCCATCAGGGAAACAACGCCAAAAGAAGTCCGGACGAGGTCGACCAACACCATCTTTGATTGCATCAGTTAAAATGGCGGTTATGAAGACAGAGAATAGAAGGCCTAAATGAGCATAAATAGACAATGCAAGCGTTAACAAAATACAACAACACGCAAACAACATTACGCAatgcaaaaatcacaaaaacgaaaaagaaagagatgatAGTTACCCAAAATGGCCTGGTGCAGATCATAGACATCCTTTCGGATGAAGTAGTACACAAGAATGACAGCAAGCGGCAACAGTACCGCAATTATCTGTTACCAGAAGTACAAAATAAGATTCTTCTTCTCCTTACAGTGTCATCACAAAAGCGAGACCAATGCAAAATTCAAACTTATCCAAATTTTCCCAGCATGACATTGTTTTCGCAAAAACAAAACCTACCGGGACACCCCAGAAGGGAATTGTATTGTCTTTCAAAGGGTACTTGAGGTCTGTCATCATGTCCTCCCCAACAAAGCGGTGAAACGGCTCTATCAGGTTCAAACCAAGATCAATTCCGGCCAGAACCAACAGAATCAGCCAATCATGCATATGAACCTTTGCCACCTGGACTCCATGGGACCTTACAGTGTGGCAACCCAACTGAATTTCTGGCATTTTTCACTAAATGGAAAACGAAAAACACTGTAATTATCCTGTAATCATAccggtgtattcaattgggattttgaaggatttcaattcttttaatgaatctaggggtattcaatgaggattttaagtgattctctgaaattcaaggtatattcaattataattttaacatagtttattaaaatctttagaaatccaggtatattcaattaggattttaaataagtttataacattccgtgtattcaattagaaattattttaaaaaatttgagaaggttgaggaattagaggaaattggagagatttcgtaatgtattttaagcatccacaaatctcacatctcctcatgagattttgaatgaattgaatcaaaattttatatgaaatctctacaaattaattaaactctataaaaatccatggatttataaatccaatcTCACTGGCATTTCAAATtaagaaatgaatttaaacaataaaattaaattcaaCATTTCGGCTTGATTGACATCAGagtttttccaaattttctttCTTCGGAAACAAAAGCGACTACGTGAAGTTCTAGTTTCTTTTACTTTCCTAAATTTTCTATGCAACCAAacacaaaacacactaaaaaaaaaGCCAGAAAATTTGAAGAAACAAACCATAGTAAGCTGGATACAcagagtaaaaattaaaaacgaaatgaACAATTTGAAACAAGAACATTACAATGTGCATCaaaacttacaaaaactaacggAGAGAGCAAGAGAGTGAGAAGTACATGCAAATTCCGTACGACAGGAGCAGTCTCCGAGCGAGTAATAGTAGGGGGCGGGGTTCCGGCTTTGAGCTCAAGGCGGTGGAGGGAGCAGCAGGGTGAGTGGTTTTTGGGGAAGAAGAGCGGAAACCAGaaaactgaaaaagaaaaagcgtGGAGTGAAAGAAAGTACAACGGAGTTTACAAAAAACTTTTTGAATTTTGGATtttaaatattaaccaaaagCAGTGAGAAATCGCGGCTTGTTGCCGAGGGCTGATTGCTGGCCGTGGACGTCGAGGACAGGCAAGCATAATTTGATCAAAACTAATCACGATTAATAGTAAATTACTTAGGTTTATCCGAAATTAAATGATTAACAACATGCTTAGGCGTCATTTTAGCTTCATAACGTGCAAATGAATATATCCGGGCTTGAACTTGCAatcttttttctaccttttacaCACTCCTTTCAATTTCAACCGTaacatcaaatgaattgaagaaaattaaatgatagaaat
The nucleotide sequence above comes from Malus sylvestris chromosome 16, drMalSylv7.2, whole genome shotgun sequence. Encoded proteins:
- the LOC126608823 gene encoding uncharacterized protein LOC126608823, giving the protein MEIVPTTYYDNLKRCWRRRRYQKLNGEPRKKMRVTRLGGGAKGSTSPKRSWKLKTKLRLMKFVSPMKLLTKLHNGYVDLMIRMAGKAGGVGRISAKKIAKPQDQVSVATCGDQLVDSRLVLEIYKRLAASRQLADHGLIVESQSNFFNLMDM
- the LOC126608814 gene encoding lipid phosphate phosphatase 2-like, with translation MPEIQLGCHTVRSHGVQVAKVHMHDWLILLVLAGIDLGLNLIEPFHRFVGEDMMTDLKYPLKDNTIPFWGVPIIAVLLPLAVILVYYFIRKDVYDLHQAILGLLFSVFITAILTDAIKDGVGRPRPDFFWRCFPDGKGVFDPLTKDVMCTGSKSVIKEGHKSFPSGHTSWSFAGLGFLAWYLSGKVRAFDRRGHVDKLCIVFLPLLIAALVVVSRVDDYWHHWQDVCAGSLIGITIASFCYLQFFPPPYDADGWGPHAYFRMLAESQNRDESSSNNANSLSVQPAELTSIYVQPQNGAELSRGNSGDTNSMLHGHENGRRHPSIGCL